Part of the Vicinamibacteria bacterium genome is shown below.
CGAGGGCTCGCTCTTTCACGTGCCCGCGGTACCCCACGACAGCTGGGTGGTCGGAGACCGCCCCTACGTGTCGCTCCATTTCCTGGGCGCCGATCACTACGCCCGGAAGGCCTAGCTCCCTGGCCACGGGGGGCGCCGCCGGCGGCTCCGGGCGGGAGGCATGGAAGCCGGCGTCCCCTTTCGCAGTCGAGCCGGGGGTTCCCGAGAAGGTGCCCGGCCCGTGAATCGTGGACGAGCCGCTCCTCCCGGGGAGGGACGGCGGGGCGGTCCGTGCCTGTTCGTCAGTGAGCCGGGGCGGCGGGCAGGATGTCGTCGACGATCACTCCGAGAACCGTCTCCGCGATTGCGAGCGGGGTGAGATTGTCGGCCCCCAGCGCCCGCCACTCGGTGGTGGTGACGATCACGAGGTCGAGGGAAGGCACCACGTAGACAAACTGTCCTCCGTAGCCCCAGGCAAAAAACGCCGGCGCCGAGGGTGGGTCGGCTACCCACCAGAGGTAACCGTAGGTCACGCTTCTCTGTGCACCATCCGTGTCCCGCCAAGGGAATTGGGGAGCGGTCGCGGTAGAGATCCAGCCGGCGGGCACGATCTGCTGAGCTCCCGACCGACCCTGCTGGACCATGAGCTGGCCCAGGCGGGCAAGGTCTTGGCCCGTGAGCTGCAGCCCGGAGCCCCCATTCACCGTGCCCCGTTCGAGGCCCTCCCAGACGGCGCTTCGGATGCCGATAGGCTGGAACAGGCGCTGGTCGGCAAGCGTCGCGAGCGGGGTTCCGGTCGCCAACTGGACGATGAGGCCCAGGAGGTGGACCGCCGCCGAGTTGTAGGTGAACGGCCCCGGCGGGCCGGTCTGGGCGCGATCCAGCAAGAACTGGACGTGGTCGGGTGACACGATCCAGAGGTTGTAGTCGTCCCCCTGCTCCTCGTTCCATTGGTAGCCCGAGGTCATGGTGAGTAGCTCCTTGATGGTGACCGCTCGGTCGCCCGGATTCAGCACGTAGGGTGGACCCAGGTAATCGCCGACGGTCGCATCCATCCCCGAGATCTGGGTTGCATCAAGCGCTTGACCCACGAGGAGGGACACCACGCTCTTGGTGACCGACCGTACGTCGAAGCGTGTCTCCGATGTCGCGCCTCCGAAGTACCGCTCGACCACGAGCTTGCCGTGCCTCACCACCAGGAGGCTGCGGAAGCGGGGAATGGAGGCCGCGTTCTCGGTGGCGCGGGCAAGCAAGGAAGGGTCGAGGCCGACCTCTCCCGGCGCGGCAAAGGCCCAGGGCTGGGCCAGGTCGATTGGGCTCGGTGGGGGGCTCGATGTCGGGGTCGAGCTGCCGCAGCCCCACGAAGAAATGACCAGCCCGAGCGCGAGGACCTTTCCTGATATGCTTCCCCCTCGGGAGCCCCCTCGTTCTAGAGTCCTGTTGCTCTGGGTGTCCTTCCGGGACAGGATGGCGGCCTGACCAGGGGCGCCGCGCCGTCGCCCCGAGCCCGCCGGACGTGATCGCGGTTCACCAAGAGCGGGCGCCGGAACCCGTCGGGCTGCCTCGCCGGTCGAGAATGATGAGGAGGTGAGCATGCCGAAGTACGTGATCGAGCGTGAGCTGCCCGGCGCGGGGGCCCTCTCCGCCGAGCAGTTGCAGGGAATTTCCCAAACGTCCTGTGGCGTTCTGCGCAACTTGGGTCCACAGATCCAGTGGCTGCAAAGCTATGTTACCAAGGACAAGATCTACTGTGTCTACATCGCCCCCAACGAGGCGATCGT
Proteins encoded:
- a CDS encoding serine hydrolase, with amino-acid sequence MLARATENAASIPRFRSLLVVRHGKLVVERYFGGATSETRFDVRSVTKSVVSLLVGQALDATQISGMDATVGDYLGPPYVLNPGDRAVTIKELLTMTSGYQWNEEQGDDYNLWIVSPDHVQFLLDRAQTGPPGPFTYNSAAVHLLGLIVQLATGTPLATLADQRLFQPIGIRSAVWEGLERGTVNGGSGLQLTGQDLARLGQLMVQQGRSGAQQIVPAGWISTATAPQFPWRDTDGAQRSVTYGYLWWVADPPSAPAFFAWGYGGQFVYVVPSLDLVIVTTTEWRALGADNLTPLAIAETVLGVIVDDILPAAPAH
- a CDS encoding DUF4242 domain-containing protein is translated as MPKYVIERELPGAGALSAEQLQGISQTSCGVLRNLGPQIQWLQSYVTKDKIYCVYIAPNEAIVREHAKQGGFPANRISEVKTIIDPTTAE